From Micromonospora rhizosphaerae, the proteins below share one genomic window:
- the ruvA gene encoding Holliday junction branch migration protein RuvA: MIASVRGTVTATGPDHAVVEVGGIGLAVQCAPGTLAELRVGQPARLATSLVVREDSLTLYGFADDDAKQLFELLQTASGVGPRLAQAVLAVHTPDAVRKAIANADTAALTRVPGIGKKGAERLVLELRDRIGPVPIGPDGAAGVAAGAWPEQVRQALVGLGWTAAQAEQAVAAVAETVDGATPPVPVLLKQAIRLLGRTR; the protein is encoded by the coding sequence ATGATCGCCAGTGTGCGCGGCACGGTGACCGCGACCGGTCCGGACCACGCGGTGGTGGAGGTGGGCGGCATCGGCCTGGCGGTGCAGTGTGCCCCCGGCACCCTCGCCGAGCTGCGGGTCGGGCAGCCGGCCCGGCTCGCCACCAGCCTGGTCGTCCGGGAGGACTCGCTCACCCTCTACGGCTTCGCCGACGACGACGCTAAGCAGCTCTTCGAGCTGCTCCAGACCGCCAGCGGAGTGGGCCCCCGGCTGGCCCAGGCGGTGCTCGCAGTGCACACCCCGGACGCGGTACGCAAGGCCATCGCCAACGCCGACACCGCCGCGCTGACCCGGGTGCCCGGCATCGGCAAGAAGGGCGCCGAGCGCCTCGTCCTCGAACTGCGCGACCGGATCGGGCCGGTGCCGATCGGTCCGGACGGCGCCGCCGGGGTGGCCGCGGGCGCTTGGCCGGAGCAGGTGCGGCAGGCTCTGGTCGGGCTCGGCTGGACGGCCGCCCAGGCCGAGCAGGCCGTCGCCGCGGTCGCCGAGACCGTCGACGGGGCGACCCCGCCGGTGCCGGTCCTGCTCAAGCAGGCCATCCGCCTCCTGGGCCGCACGCGATGA
- a CDS encoding DUF1905 domain-containing protein has translation MTFEAVLVRWSGAGGWVFAPVPDEHAPTAAGAFGRVPVVATVDGHTWSTSVWRDRKAGWLLAVPARIRAGKDDGDVVSVAIELDHTRH, from the coding sequence GTGACGTTCGAGGCGGTCCTGGTCCGGTGGTCCGGCGCCGGCGGCTGGGTGTTCGCTCCGGTGCCGGACGAGCACGCGCCGACCGCCGCGGGCGCGTTCGGCCGGGTGCCGGTGGTCGCCACGGTGGACGGCCATACCTGGTCGACGAGCGTCTGGCGGGACCGGAAAGCCGGCTGGTTGCTGGCTGTGCCGGCGCGGATCCGCGCGGGCAAGGACGACGGGGATGTCGTCAGCGTCGCGATCGAGCTTGACCACACCCGGCACTGA
- the ruvB gene encoding Holliday junction branch migration DNA helicase RuvB produces the protein MSNDDLISAYVNDAERDAEASVRPRRLAEFIAQDRVRDQLDLLLKGAMRRGSPPDHILLSGPPGLGKTSLANIVAAELGSGIRVTSGPAIERSGDLAAILTSLAEGDVLFIDEIHRIAKPAEELLYSAMEDFRVDVVVGKGPGATAIPLDVEPFTLVGATTRSGLLTGPMRDRFGFVAHLDFYSPADLEALLHRSARILGVPITDDGAAEIAGRSRGTPRIANRLLRRVRDYAEVRADGVVSVETARAALTVYDVDALGLDRLDRAVLTALVDSFRGGPVGLSTLAVAVGEQPDTVEEVCEPFLVRAGLLARTPRGRVATEAAWRHLGRTPPNGTFGTDAPPVPDLFSAQADQP, from the coding sequence ATGAGCAACGACGACCTGATCTCGGCGTACGTCAACGACGCCGAACGGGACGCGGAGGCCAGCGTCCGGCCCCGGCGCCTCGCCGAGTTCATCGCCCAGGACCGGGTCCGAGACCAGCTCGACCTGCTGCTCAAGGGCGCGATGCGGCGCGGCTCCCCGCCGGACCACATCCTCCTGTCGGGGCCGCCGGGCCTGGGTAAGACCAGTCTGGCCAACATCGTCGCCGCCGAGCTGGGCTCGGGCATCCGGGTGACCAGCGGCCCGGCGATCGAACGCTCGGGCGACCTGGCGGCCATCCTGACCAGCCTCGCCGAGGGTGACGTGCTCTTCATCGACGAGATCCACCGGATCGCGAAACCGGCCGAGGAGCTGCTCTACAGCGCGATGGAGGACTTCCGGGTCGACGTGGTGGTCGGCAAGGGCCCCGGCGCAACCGCCATCCCGCTCGACGTCGAGCCGTTCACCCTGGTCGGCGCGACCACCCGATCCGGCCTGCTGACCGGGCCGATGCGGGACCGGTTCGGCTTCGTCGCCCACCTCGACTTCTACTCCCCGGCCGACCTGGAGGCGCTGCTGCACCGCTCGGCGCGGATCCTCGGCGTGCCGATCACCGACGACGGCGCGGCCGAGATCGCCGGCCGGTCCCGGGGCACGCCCCGGATCGCCAACCGACTGCTGCGCCGGGTCCGGGACTACGCCGAGGTCCGGGCCGACGGCGTGGTCTCCGTGGAGACCGCCCGGGCCGCCCTCACCGTGTACGACGTCGACGCGCTCGGGCTGGACCGGCTGGACCGGGCCGTGCTGACCGCGCTGGTGGACTCGTTCCGGGGCGGCCCGGTGGGGCTCTCCACCCTCGCCGTCGCGGTGGGGGAGCAGCCGGACACCGTCGAGGAGGTCTGCGAGCCGTTCCTGGTCCGGGCCGGGTTGCTGGCGCGCACCCCGCGGGGTCGGGTGGCCACCGAGGCGGCCTGGCGCCATCTGGGGCGTACGCCCCCCAATGGTACATTTGGCACCGATGCCCCTCCCGTGCCCGATCTGTTCTCCGCGCAGGCCGATCAGCCGTGA
- a CDS encoding TetR/AcrR family transcriptional regulator — translation MSDMTSTADAPRSPGRPRSIRADEAIIEATLDLLAEGNSIKALSIEAIAARAGVGKATIYRRWSGKDALLLDALRRLKGIPPQPAGHSVRDDLVLLVGAVGHNVDPRAAKIMPCLVPEVNRSPDHFQLYQNIIEPRRKLMREVLRRGVVNGELRADLDIELAMALLTGPMLIQRVLRWHPELDDKILPERIVDAVLDGLRAR, via the coding sequence ATGTCTGACATGACTTCCACCGCGGATGCTCCGCGGTCGCCCGGGCGACCGCGGAGCATCCGCGCGGACGAGGCGATCATCGAGGCCACGCTGGACCTGCTCGCCGAGGGCAACAGCATCAAGGCCCTCTCCATCGAGGCGATCGCCGCCCGCGCCGGCGTCGGCAAGGCCACCATCTACCGTCGCTGGTCGGGCAAGGACGCGCTGCTGCTCGACGCGCTGCGTCGGCTCAAGGGCATCCCGCCGCAGCCGGCCGGTCACTCCGTCCGGGACGACCTGGTGCTGCTGGTCGGCGCCGTCGGGCACAACGTCGACCCCCGGGCCGCGAAGATCATGCCGTGCCTGGTGCCCGAGGTGAACCGCAGCCCGGACCACTTCCAGCTCTACCAGAACATCATCGAGCCCCGGCGGAAGCTGATGCGCGAGGTGCTCCGACGCGGCGTGGTCAACGGCGAACTCCGCGCCGACCTCGACATCGAGCTGGCGATGGCGCTGCTCACTGGGCCGATGCTGATCCAGCGGGTGCTCCGGTGGCACCCGGAGCTGGACGACAAGATCCTGCCGGAGCGGATCGTCGACGCCGTACTGGACGGCCTCCGGGCCCGCTGA
- a CDS encoding RNA-guided endonuclease TnpB family protein — translation MKVTRIAYSTRLNAGKYAALAEQARRLGRVRGEVWQRYGSIGGVGSGLRDREVRDRWLADGTHVRFGVLANAWKETVRDAMADIAANLASAKVEVRRAIGHRTGDPADRKRMLTALKADRWAGDPFLARQMRKHWKRGRNRTDHQIVVRADKYNTVVDGRGRLWLAVPGLERRKMVKIPLSTTVAPTGTLRLILRGGGVEVHYQIDASQLRSSQRPCGDRAVGVDKGYTEALTDSDGARHGSRLGELLAAESDRSKERNRRRAKLRSIANNAARRGDHAKAHRITVNNLGTAKRDRQAARHRAQVRTEIFTAVHRVVDKAATVVAEDLTKSFAGRKTLGRNFNRRLAAWTKGVTAEALANVSERRGSALVHVNVAYTSQTCHRCGRLGRRNGDRLHCTWCGVVWQADVNAAINILHRADDPDIALHTPHHRVKQILQDRTDRHRTRLPVQDSSPATTERRAKHPNRSATSKE, via the coding sequence GTGAAGGTCACCCGGATCGCGTACTCCACCCGGCTGAACGCGGGAAAGTACGCCGCCTTGGCGGAGCAGGCCCGCCGGTTGGGTCGGGTTCGTGGCGAGGTGTGGCAGCGTTACGGTTCGATCGGCGGTGTCGGGTCCGGGCTGAGGGACCGGGAGGTGCGGGACCGGTGGCTGGCTGACGGCACGCACGTGCGGTTTGGTGTGCTGGCGAATGCGTGGAAGGAAACCGTCCGCGACGCGATGGCCGACATCGCGGCGAACCTGGCCTCGGCCAAGGTCGAGGTGCGTCGGGCGATCGGCCATCGCACGGGCGATCCGGCCGACCGCAAGCGGATGCTCACCGCACTGAAGGCCGACCGGTGGGCTGGCGACCCGTTCCTGGCTCGGCAGATGCGCAAGCACTGGAAGCGTGGCCGCAATCGCACAGATCATCAGATCGTGGTGCGCGCCGACAAGTACAACACCGTCGTGGACGGGCGGGGCCGGTTGTGGCTGGCGGTCCCGGGCCTCGAACGCCGCAAGATGGTCAAGATCCCGCTGTCGACGACCGTCGCCCCGACGGGCACGCTGCGGCTGATCCTGCGTGGCGGCGGGGTCGAGGTGCACTACCAGATCGACGCGTCGCAGCTGCGGTCGTCGCAGCGGCCCTGCGGCGACCGGGCGGTCGGCGTGGACAAGGGCTACACCGAAGCCCTGACCGACTCCGACGGCGCCCGCCACGGCAGCCGTCTCGGCGAGCTGCTGGCGGCCGAGTCGGACCGGTCGAAGGAGCGTAACCGGCGCCGGGCGAAGCTGCGCTCGATAGCGAACAACGCCGCTCGTCGTGGTGACCACGCGAAAGCGCACCGGATCACCGTCAACAACCTCGGTACTGCCAAGCGGGACCGACAGGCCGCCCGCCACCGCGCGCAGGTGCGTACGGAGATCTTCACCGCCGTGCACCGGGTCGTCGACAAGGCCGCCACCGTCGTCGCCGAAGACCTCACCAAGAGCTTCGCCGGGCGCAAGACGCTCGGCAGGAACTTCAACCGGCGTCTCGCCGCGTGGACCAAAGGGGTCACCGCCGAGGCGTTGGCGAACGTGTCGGAGCGCAGAGGTTCTGCGCTCGTGCACGTCAACGTCGCCTACACCTCACAAACCTGTCACCGCTGCGGCCGGCTCGGCCGACGCAACGGGGACCGGCTTCACTGCACCTGGTGCGGGGTGGTGTGGCAGGCCGACGTGAACGCCGCGATCAACATCCTGCACCGAGCTGACGACCCCGACATCGCCCTGCACACCCCGCACCACAGGGTGAAGCAGATCCTGCAGGACCGGACCGATCGCCACCGGACCAGACTGCCGGTCCAGGACTCCAGCCCGGCCACCACCGAGCGGAGAGCGAAACATCCGAACCGCTCAGCAACGAGCAAAGAGTAG
- a CDS encoding 3-hydroxybutyrate dehydrogenase, with protein sequence MTAEPVAVPHVVRVDLSGRTALVTGGGSGIGRACALRLAAAGAAVLVVDRNVEAAKAVAAEAGGRAEGIDLADAAAVDRLDCNVDLVVNNAGLQHVAPVQDFSPERFEYLHRVMVEAPFLIIRRALPHMYANGWGRIVNISSVHGLRASPYKAAYVSAKHALEGLSKVVALEGAAHGVTANCVNPAYVRTALVESQIADQAATHGIGEDEVIEKIMLAKAAIKRLIEPEEVAELVAYLCSPPASFITGASIALDGGWTAN encoded by the coding sequence ATGACGGCAGAACCCGTGGCGGTCCCCCACGTCGTACGCGTCGACCTCTCCGGTCGTACCGCCCTGGTGACCGGTGGTGGCAGCGGCATCGGTCGGGCGTGCGCCCTGCGCCTGGCGGCGGCCGGCGCGGCGGTGCTGGTGGTCGACCGCAACGTGGAGGCGGCCAAGGCGGTGGCCGCCGAGGCCGGCGGCCGGGCCGAGGGGATCGATCTCGCGGACGCCGCGGCGGTGGACCGGCTCGACTGCAACGTGGACCTCGTGGTCAACAACGCCGGTCTCCAGCACGTCGCGCCGGTCCAGGACTTCTCCCCGGAGCGCTTCGAGTACCTGCACCGGGTGATGGTGGAGGCGCCGTTCCTGATCATCCGGCGGGCGCTGCCCCACATGTACGCCAACGGCTGGGGCCGGATCGTCAACATCTCCTCGGTGCACGGGCTGCGCGCCTCGCCGTACAAGGCGGCGTACGTGTCGGCCAAGCACGCCCTGGAGGGGCTGTCGAAGGTGGTCGCGCTGGAGGGCGCAGCGCACGGCGTGACCGCCAACTGCGTCAACCCCGCGTACGTCCGCACCGCGCTGGTGGAGAGCCAGATCGCCGATCAGGCCGCGACGCACGGCATCGGCGAGGACGAGGTGATCGAGAAGATCATGCTCGCCAAGGCGGCGATCAAGCGGCTGATCGAGCCGGAGGAGGTCGCGGAGCTGGTGGCGTACCTCTGCTCCCCGCCGGCGTCGTTCATCACCGGCGCCTCGATCGCCCTCGACGGGGGCTGGACGGCGAACTAG
- a CDS encoding helix-turn-helix domain-containing protein codes for MSVMSSPVEFLELLAREAAAVEFEGPLVAARAAGLPAERLAELEQAKVVALRVRALLERRRRREIELSGLYDTASDLAGLRDLDDVLRAIVHRARNLLGTDVAYMTLNDDERGDTYMRVTDGSISARFQRLRLPMGAGLGGLVAQTGTPYVTANYPEDDRFRHTGEIDAGVGEEGLVAILGVPLRLGSTSIGVLYAANRSARPFAREEVSLLVSLAAHAAVAIDTARLLAETRSALEELSAANSTIRAHSSSVERAAAAHDRMTALVVRGGGMEDVAAAVTDVLGGALLALDAEGRQLARVGEIEEPDRADMVEAVAASRTEGRSVRRGPLWYAAVVAGAENLGALVLRPDGELVDADQRILERAALVTALLLLFRRTVAEAEGRVRGELLDDLIARPLRDTDALRSRARRLGVDLDSPHVLVAVGDDAIAATGSARQRVLSWATTYASTRSGLAAARDGRVVLMLPGQDAGGSARAVARDLSRVTGRPVTAGASGPSTGPAELATTFAEAERCLTALGALGRSGQGASTAELGFVGLLLGAVGDSGDRDVARFLTDTVGPVVDYDARRGTALVKTLEAYFGVGGSLARAAELLHVHVNTVTQRLERVGQLLGADWQKPERALEVQLALRLHRLRTPAG; via the coding sequence ATGTCGGTCATGTCGTCGCCGGTCGAGTTCCTGGAGCTGCTGGCCCGGGAGGCCGCCGCGGTCGAGTTCGAGGGACCGCTGGTGGCCGCCCGGGCCGCCGGCCTTCCCGCCGAGCGGCTCGCCGAGCTGGAGCAGGCGAAGGTGGTGGCGCTGCGGGTCCGCGCGCTGCTGGAGCGCCGGCGCCGCCGGGAGATCGAGCTCTCCGGCCTGTACGACACGGCCAGCGACCTGGCCGGCCTGCGCGACCTGGACGACGTGCTGCGGGCGATCGTGCACCGGGCGCGCAACCTGCTCGGCACCGACGTGGCCTACATGACGCTCAACGACGACGAGCGCGGCGACACCTACATGCGGGTCACCGACGGGTCGATCTCCGCCCGGTTCCAGCGCCTGCGGCTGCCGATGGGCGCCGGCCTGGGCGGGCTGGTCGCCCAGACCGGCACCCCGTACGTCACCGCCAACTATCCGGAGGACGACCGGTTCCGCCACACCGGAGAGATCGACGCCGGGGTGGGCGAGGAGGGGCTGGTGGCGATCCTCGGCGTGCCGCTGCGGCTCGGCTCCACCTCGATCGGCGTGCTCTACGCGGCGAACCGGTCGGCCCGGCCGTTCGCCCGGGAAGAGGTGTCGCTGCTGGTTTCCCTCGCGGCGCACGCGGCGGTGGCGATCGACACCGCCCGGCTGCTCGCGGAGACCCGCTCGGCGCTGGAGGAGCTGTCGGCGGCGAACAGCACCATCCGGGCCCACAGCAGCTCGGTGGAGCGGGCCGCGGCGGCGCACGACCGGATGACCGCGCTGGTGGTGCGCGGCGGCGGGATGGAGGACGTGGCGGCGGCGGTCACCGACGTGCTCGGCGGGGCGCTGCTGGCGCTGGACGCCGAGGGGCGGCAGCTGGCCCGGGTGGGCGAGATCGAGGAGCCGGACCGGGCGGACATGGTGGAGGCGGTGGCGGCGTCCCGTACCGAGGGGCGCAGCGTGCGGCGGGGGCCACTCTGGTACGCAGCCGTGGTGGCCGGGGCGGAGAACCTCGGCGCGCTGGTGCTGCGACCCGACGGCGAGCTGGTCGACGCCGACCAGCGGATCCTGGAGCGGGCCGCGCTGGTGACCGCGCTGCTGCTGTTGTTCCGCCGTACCGTCGCCGAGGCGGAGGGGCGGGTCCGGGGCGAGCTGCTCGACGACCTGATCGCCCGGCCGCTGCGGGACACCGACGCGCTACGCAGCCGGGCCCGCCGCCTCGGGGTCGACCTGGACTCCCCGCACGTGCTGGTGGCGGTCGGCGACGACGCGATCGCCGCGACCGGCTCGGCGCGGCAGCGGGTGCTCTCCTGGGCCACCACGTACGCCTCGACCCGCAGCGGGCTGGCGGCGGCGCGCGACGGCCGGGTGGTGCTGATGCTGCCCGGGCAGGACGCCGGTGGCAGCGCCCGGGCGGTGGCCCGGGACCTGTCCCGGGTGACCGGCCGGCCGGTGACCGCCGGGGCGAGCGGGCCCTCGACCGGCCCGGCGGAGCTCGCCACCACCTTCGCCGAGGCGGAGCGGTGCCTGACCGCACTGGGCGCGCTGGGCCGCTCCGGGCAGGGGGCGAGCACCGCGGAGCTGGGCTTCGTCGGGCTGCTGCTCGGCGCGGTCGGCGACTCGGGCGACCGGGACGTGGCCCGCTTCCTCACCGACACGGTCGGGCCGGTGGTGGACTACGACGCTCGGCGGGGCACCGCGCTGGTGAAGACGCTGGAGGCGTACTTCGGGGTGGGCGGCAGCCTGGCCCGGGCGGCGGAGCTGCTGCACGTGCACGTCAACACGGTGACCCAGCGGCTGGAGCGGGTCGGGCAGCTGCTCGGCGCCGACTGGCAGAAGCCGGAACGGGCGCTGGAGGTGCAGCTGGCGCTGCGCCTGCACCGGCTGCGCACCCCCGCCGGCTGA
- a CDS encoding branched-chain amino acid ABC transporter permease, with product MTETSTVQPTEEPAAAAPRSALGAVSRAPGWVRYLLLAAGLAAALWLPNGLYPAVAVDILCWALFAVSVDLLLGFTGLMSFGHAAFWGTSAYASGLVAIHLGAPFPVAALAGALTAALLALPIGYLAVKRTGIYFAMVTLAFAQMIYFVANKWGSVTGGENGLQSVPRELFGLDLSDEYYFYYAALPMVLAGLFAAWRIVHSPFGRVLVGIRDNPARARALGYPVHRFKLTAFVLSAFLAGLGGGLFVINHKFVSLDALHWTTSGKAVIVVVLGGIGTLWGGVLGAAALVRLEDWLSFSGFEQINLVIGAIFVLVVLLFRRGIWGSVAALALRFMASRRR from the coding sequence ATGACCGAGACGTCCACTGTGCAGCCGACGGAAGAACCCGCCGCGGCTGCGCCCCGCTCGGCGCTCGGCGCTGTCAGCCGGGCTCCCGGCTGGGTCCGCTACCTGCTGCTCGCCGCCGGGCTGGCGGCCGCGCTCTGGCTGCCCAACGGGCTGTATCCGGCGGTCGCCGTCGACATCCTGTGCTGGGCTCTCTTCGCGGTCTCGGTCGACCTGCTGCTCGGCTTCACCGGGCTGATGTCCTTCGGGCACGCCGCGTTCTGGGGGACGTCCGCGTACGCGTCCGGGCTGGTCGCGATCCACCTCGGGGCGCCCTTCCCGGTCGCCGCGCTGGCCGGGGCGCTGACCGCGGCGCTGCTCGCGCTGCCGATCGGGTATCTCGCGGTGAAGCGGACCGGAATCTACTTCGCGATGGTGACCCTGGCCTTCGCGCAGATGATCTACTTCGTCGCGAACAAGTGGGGCTCGGTCACCGGCGGCGAGAACGGTCTGCAGAGTGTGCCGCGGGAGCTGTTCGGCCTGGACCTCAGCGACGAGTACTACTTCTACTACGCGGCGCTGCCCATGGTGCTCGCCGGGCTCTTCGCCGCGTGGCGGATCGTGCATTCGCCGTTCGGGCGGGTGCTGGTCGGCATCCGGGACAACCCGGCCCGGGCGCGGGCGCTGGGTTACCCGGTACACCGCTTCAAGCTGACCGCGTTCGTCCTCTCGGCGTTCCTCGCCGGGCTGGGCGGTGGACTCTTCGTCATCAACCACAAGTTCGTCTCGCTCGACGCCCTGCACTGGACCACCTCGGGGAAGGCGGTCATCGTCGTCGTCCTCGGCGGTATCGGCACGCTCTGGGGCGGCGTCCTCGGCGCGGCGGCGCTGGTGCGGCTGGAGGACTGGCTGTCGTTCTCCGGATTCGAGCAGATCAACCTGGTCATCGGCGCCATCTTCGTCCTGGTGGTGCTGCTGTTCCGGCGCGGCATCTGGGGCAGCGTCGCGGCGCTGGCGCTGCGCTTCATGGCGTCGCGAAGACGGTAG
- a CDS encoding MFS transporter — MELHGNTGHPRRWAILGVLVISLLVVVLDNTILNVALRTLADPVHGLGASQGELEWSINSYTLVFAGLLFTFGVLGDRSGRRRFLLIGLALFGLASLLSAYAQNPGQLIAARALMGVGGAAIMPVTLSIISNVFDPRERGRAIGVWAGAVGLAVAIGPVLGGALLEHYWWGSVFLINVPVVALGVVLVAALVPESRDPNPGRVDLLGVLLSVVGLVALTYGIIDGGEHGFDRASVWGAIAGGLAVLAWFVAHELRSDHPSLDVRLFRVPRFAAPVTLVGLVFFAAMGVMFFNAFYLQLVRGYSPLETGLLFLPFAAAQLFFAPRSAAMVRRFGGRAVAVVGLALTAVALGAFVFVDAVTPIWVVLVLTFVQGTGMANIMPPATESIMSALPREKAGVGSAVSNTVRQVAGALGVAVLGSVLSAVYRDDIASALAGLPTPARAAAEESISGAYAAAAQLGPVAPKLIAAANDSFVAAMHWAAGLSAVVAALGILIALRWLPGRPAAGPAEARPAAERELAGTA; from the coding sequence ATGGAACTGCACGGGAACACGGGACACCCGAGGAGGTGGGCGATCCTCGGGGTGTTGGTGATCAGCCTGCTCGTGGTCGTCCTCGACAACACGATCCTGAACGTCGCGCTCCGCACCCTCGCCGACCCGGTGCACGGCCTCGGGGCCAGCCAGGGCGAGCTGGAGTGGTCGATCAACTCCTACACCCTGGTCTTCGCCGGCCTGCTCTTCACCTTCGGCGTGCTCGGCGACCGCTCGGGTCGCCGGCGCTTCCTGCTGATCGGCCTGGCGCTCTTCGGGCTGGCGTCGCTGCTGTCGGCGTACGCGCAGAACCCCGGACAGCTGATCGCAGCCCGCGCCCTGATGGGGGTCGGCGGCGCGGCCATCATGCCGGTGACGCTCTCGATCATCTCGAACGTCTTCGACCCGCGGGAGCGCGGCCGGGCGATCGGCGTCTGGGCCGGTGCCGTCGGCCTCGCCGTGGCGATCGGCCCGGTCCTCGGCGGGGCGCTGCTGGAGCACTACTGGTGGGGCTCGGTCTTCCTGATCAACGTGCCGGTGGTCGCGCTCGGCGTGGTGCTGGTCGCCGCCCTGGTGCCCGAGTCGCGGGACCCGAACCCGGGCCGGGTCGACCTGCTCGGCGTGCTGCTCTCGGTGGTTGGCCTGGTCGCCCTGACCTACGGCATCATCGACGGCGGCGAGCACGGCTTCGACCGCGCCTCGGTCTGGGGGGCAATCGCCGGCGGGCTGGCCGTCCTGGCCTGGTTCGTCGCCCACGAGCTGCGCAGCGACCACCCGTCGCTGGACGTCCGGTTGTTCCGGGTGCCCCGGTTCGCCGCCCCGGTGACGCTTGTCGGGCTGGTGTTCTTCGCCGCGATGGGCGTGATGTTCTTCAACGCGTTCTACCTCCAGCTGGTGCGCGGCTACAGCCCGTTGGAGACCGGTCTGCTCTTCCTGCCCTTCGCCGCGGCGCAGCTGTTCTTCGCGCCGCGCAGCGCGGCGATGGTTCGCCGCTTCGGCGGCCGGGCCGTCGCGGTGGTCGGTCTCGCGTTGACCGCGGTGGCGCTCGGCGCCTTCGTCTTCGTCGACGCGGTCACGCCGATCTGGGTCGTCCTGGTCCTGACCTTCGTCCAGGGCACCGGCATGGCCAACATCATGCCGCCGGCCACTGAGTCGATCATGTCGGCGCTGCCCCGGGAGAAGGCGGGCGTCGGCTCGGCGGTCAGCAACACGGTCCGCCAGGTGGCCGGCGCGCTCGGCGTGGCGGTGCTCGGCTCGGTGCTCTCCGCGGTCTACCGGGACGACATCGCCTCCGCCCTCGCCGGCCTGCCCACCCCGGCCCGCGCGGCGGCCGAGGAGTCCATCTCCGGCGCGTACGCGGCGGCGGCCCAGCTCGGGCCGGTGGCGCCCAAGCTGATCGCGGCGGCCAACGACTCGTTCGTCGCGGCGATGCACTGGGCCGCCGGACTCTCCGCGGTGGTGGCCGCGCTCGGCATCCTGATCGCGCTGCGCTGGCTGCCGGGTCGCCCCGCGGCCGGCCCGGCCGAGGCTCGGCCGGCCGCCGAGCGGGAGTTGGCCGGGACTGCCTAG
- the ruvC gene encoding crossover junction endodeoxyribonuclease RuvC, with protein MRVLGVDPGLTRCGVGVVEGVPGRPCTLVAYYVVHTDPEDELPLRLLHLDRSLTDLVAEHRPDSVAVERVFSQHNVRTVMGTAQASGVAVLAGARAGLPVQTYTPSEVKAAVTGSGQADKAQMTAMVTRLLRLPEPPRPADAADALALAICHVWRGGTRSKLAAAAERVRRGRSD; from the coding sequence GTGCGGGTGCTCGGCGTCGACCCGGGGCTGACCCGGTGCGGGGTCGGCGTGGTCGAGGGCGTGCCGGGGCGGCCCTGCACGCTGGTCGCCTACTACGTTGTCCACACCGACCCCGAGGACGAGTTGCCGCTGCGCCTGCTGCACCTGGACCGGTCGCTCACCGACCTGGTCGCCGAGCATCGGCCGGACAGCGTCGCCGTCGAACGGGTGTTCAGCCAGCACAACGTCCGCACGGTGATGGGCACCGCCCAGGCCAGCGGGGTGGCCGTGCTCGCCGGGGCACGGGCCGGGCTGCCGGTGCAGACGTACACGCCGAGCGAGGTCAAGGCCGCGGTGACCGGTTCCGGCCAGGCCGACAAGGCGCAGATGACCGCCATGGTGACCCGGCTGCTGCGGCTGCCCGAGCCGCCGAGGCCGGCCGATGCCGCCGACGCCCTGGCCCTGGCCATCTGCCACGTCTGGCGCGGCGGCACCCGGTCCAAGCTGGCCGCCGCGGCCGAGCGGGTACGACGAGGAAGAAGCGACTAG